The following coding sequences lie in one Streptomyces albofaciens JCM 4342 genomic window:
- a CDS encoding DMT family transporter: MHGPVTAPPPHRPASRSTVVLLRVVFVAVAVLSLGFLAWVTLLRAAVVQRRPLGWWVFGADLALFAGAVVLAGGRDENSWQVNTGAGLVVLQMAAAVTYYLVVDVRAYRVAPGRQAYGPPGAGPAYGGPPGAGPVPAAMPHAPNPYTGVQPPSQPPRQAADPLPQDWPYAQTRTQGSFQPHPQPLAHPAPQPQPAAPYDPPAAPYGAQPQRIDQVRAELDELSDYLRREEGR, translated from the coding sequence ATGCACGGCCCCGTTACGGCCCCACCGCCGCACCGTCCCGCCTCGCGCAGCACGGTCGTCCTGCTGCGGGTGGTCTTCGTGGCGGTGGCCGTGCTCAGCCTGGGCTTCCTGGCCTGGGTGACGCTGCTGCGCGCTGCCGTCGTGCAGCGCCGCCCGCTGGGCTGGTGGGTGTTCGGCGCGGACCTGGCGCTGTTCGCCGGCGCGGTCGTCCTGGCCGGAGGGCGGGACGAGAACTCCTGGCAGGTCAACACCGGTGCGGGCCTGGTCGTCCTCCAGATGGCCGCGGCCGTGACGTACTACCTCGTCGTCGACGTGCGCGCGTACCGCGTCGCGCCCGGCCGGCAGGCGTACGGGCCGCCCGGCGCGGGCCCGGCGTACGGCGGCCCCCCGGGGGCGGGCCCGGTCCCGGCCGCCATGCCGCACGCCCCGAACCCGTACACCGGAGTCCAGCCGCCGTCCCAGCCGCCACGGCAGGCCGCCGATCCGCTGCCTCAGGACTGGCCCTACGCGCAGACCCGCACACAGGGCTCCTTCCAGCCCCACCCCCAGCCCCTGGCCCATCCCGCCCCGCAGCCGCAGCCCGCCGCCCCGTACGACCCGCCCGCCGCCCCGTACGGCGCCCAGCCGCAGCGCATCGACCAGGTGCGTGCCGAACTGGACGAGCTGAGCGACTACCTCCGCAGGGAGGAAGGGCGTTGA
- a CDS encoding serine/threonine-protein kinase → MNGRVVAERYELSALLGQGGMGQVWIAYDRRLDRRVGVKLLRPDRVSGTPDAEEMRRRFVRECRVTAQVDHPGLVTVHDAGSDGDDLYLVMQYVEGADLADHLAEHDPYPWQWAVSVAAQLCAVLASVHAVPIIHRDLKPRNVMVRPDGTLTVLDLGIAAALDTDTTRLTHTGSPIGSPAYMAPEQAMGGTVGPYTDLYALGVLLHELLSGEVPFAGSTALGVLHRHLYEPPVPVRRLRADVPEQLEALVLRLLGKDPQERPADAQEVYQALVPLLPTASQGRAGTGAPMDPTRPFLHPHAPWPVRAAAPAVPPPAFAPPPAFAPPGADPRVSGVGADPRVSGVGIDPRVSGGGADLRTSRPGADPWASGTGVDPRTPGAGADPRSSGTGGGPDVAAAVDEVKRLLDQGRITHAVDILGGILPAAAARHGAHSPVVRTLRKQYAATLMDDGQYRRALPELRALAEEFARDSGPGAARQALQFHYEAAQCLEQLGEVTQALDEYRALLPHFERYPDDPMRPLEIRRSIGHLLLALGERGAAHEALSRLLYDAERLHGPHGAFPAEVRRTLHWLGQVRG, encoded by the coding sequence TTGAACGGCCGCGTCGTCGCCGAGCGCTACGAACTCTCCGCACTGCTCGGCCAAGGCGGCATGGGCCAGGTCTGGATCGCCTACGACCGCCGCCTCGACCGCCGGGTCGGCGTCAAGCTGCTGCGCCCCGACCGGGTCTCCGGCACGCCGGACGCGGAGGAGATGCGCCGCCGCTTCGTGCGCGAGTGCCGGGTCACCGCGCAGGTCGACCACCCCGGCCTGGTCACCGTCCACGACGCGGGCAGCGACGGCGACGACCTGTACCTGGTCATGCAGTACGTCGAGGGCGCCGACCTCGCCGACCACCTGGCCGAGCACGACCCGTACCCGTGGCAGTGGGCGGTCAGCGTCGCCGCCCAGCTGTGCGCCGTGCTGGCCTCCGTACACGCCGTGCCGATCATCCACCGCGACCTCAAGCCGCGGAACGTGATGGTCAGGCCGGACGGCACCCTCACCGTCCTCGACCTCGGCATCGCCGCCGCCCTGGACACCGACACCACCCGCCTGACCCACACCGGCTCGCCCATCGGCAGCCCCGCCTACATGGCGCCCGAGCAGGCCATGGGCGGCACCGTCGGCCCGTACACGGACCTGTACGCACTCGGTGTGCTGCTCCACGAACTGCTCAGCGGCGAGGTGCCGTTCGCCGGCTCGACCGCGCTGGGCGTGCTGCACCGCCATCTGTACGAGCCGCCGGTCCCGGTGCGCAGGCTCCGCGCCGACGTGCCCGAACAACTGGAGGCGCTGGTGCTGCGGCTGCTCGGCAAGGACCCGCAGGAGCGGCCCGCCGACGCCCAGGAGGTCTACCAGGCGCTGGTGCCGCTGCTGCCCACCGCGTCCCAGGGGCGGGCCGGTACGGGCGCGCCGATGGACCCGACCCGGCCGTTCCTGCACCCGCACGCGCCGTGGCCGGTACGCGCCGCGGCCCCGGCCGTACCGCCACCGGCCTTCGCACCGCCGCCCGCCTTCGCGCCGCCGGGCGCCGATCCGCGCGTGTCCGGGGTGGGCGCCGACCCGCGCGTGTCCGGGGTGGGCATCGACCCGCGCGTGTCCGGGGGCGGCGCCGACCTGCGGACCTCGCGGCCGGGTGCGGACCCGTGGGCCTCGGGGACGGGTGTCGACCCGCGGACCCCAGGGGCGGGCGCCGACCCGCGAAGCTCCGGAACGGGCGGCGGCCCCGATGTCGCCGCCGCCGTGGACGAGGTCAAGCGCCTCCTGGACCAGGGCCGCATCACCCACGCCGTGGACATCCTCGGCGGCATCCTGCCGGCCGCCGCCGCCCGGCACGGCGCGCACTCCCCGGTCGTACGGACGCTGCGCAAGCAGTACGCGGCCACGCTCATGGACGACGGCCAGTACCGCCGGGCGCTGCCCGAACTTCGCGCGCTGGCCGAGGAGTTCGCGCGCGACAGCGGGCCGGGGGCGGCGCGCCAGGCGCTCCAGTTCCACTACGAGGCCGCGCAGTGCCTGGAACAGCTGGGCGAGGTGACACAGGCGCTGGACGAGTACCGGGCCCTGCTGCCGCACTTCGAACGCTATCCGGACGACCCCATGCGGCCCCTGGAGATCCGCCGCTCCATCGGCCACCTGCTGCTCGCCCTCGGGGAGCGCGGCGCCGCCCACGAGGCGCTGTCCCGCCTCCTGTACGACGCGGAGCGGCTGCACGGCCCGCACGGCGCCTTCCCCGCGGAGGTCCGGCGCACGCTGCACTGGCTGGGCCAGGTCCGCGGCTGA
- a CDS encoding SurA N-terminal domain-containing protein — protein MFRRRTALPVSAAAALLAAAPLLTACGTEAHPGAAAVVDGQRITVAQLQSRVRDVRSAQEKSPQAAQLVENSGRLGPATLNGMIFDRVLERNAKDAGVTVSRDDVQKWRAAAERSAGGAERLKQMWLQQAIAPGEINAVVRNQLLLDGIAKHIGADRGQPQGQQRLATELARTSRKMGIDVNPRYGKWDDGQVILGRTKEPWVKDVSGAAEQQQT, from the coding sequence ATGTTCCGCCGTAGGACCGCGCTTCCCGTTTCCGCCGCCGCCGCGCTGCTGGCCGCCGCCCCACTGCTGACCGCCTGCGGCACGGAGGCGCACCCCGGTGCCGCGGCCGTCGTGGACGGGCAGCGGATCACCGTCGCGCAGCTCCAGTCGCGGGTCCGGGACGTGCGCAGCGCCCAGGAGAAGTCGCCGCAGGCCGCCCAGCTGGTGGAGAACTCCGGCAGGCTGGGGCCCGCCACCCTGAACGGCATGATCTTCGACCGGGTCCTGGAGCGGAACGCGAAGGACGCCGGGGTCACGGTCTCGCGCGACGACGTGCAGAAGTGGCGCGCGGCGGCCGAGCGCAGCGCGGGCGGCGCGGAGCGGCTGAAGCAGATGTGGCTCCAGCAGGCCATCGCGCCCGGTGAGATCAACGCCGTGGTCCGCAACCAGCTCCTGCTGGACGGTATCGCCAAGCACATCGGCGCCGACCGCGGCCAGCCGCAGGGCCAGCAGCGGCTCGCCACGGAGCTGGCCAGGACGTCCCGCAAGATGGGCATCGACGTCAACCCGCGCTACGGCAAGTGGGACGACGGCCAGGTCATCCTCGGCCGGACCAAGGAGCCGTGGGTCAAGGACGTGTCCGGCGCGGCGGAGCAGCAGCAGACCTGA
- a CDS encoding nucleoside triphosphate pyrophosphohydrolase: MNADATAAPGAPDTAPGRLVLLTTSHRVAPGLLSWPAWQTLRAADRVLCADDAHPQLPYLREAGIAVERAVPGARELVEFCRDGGRTAVVITSADGDTELTDGLARMAGSGRETMPDLELLPGSYDLPGARLLDLVQVMDRIRRQCPWSGVRTHEDLAKYGIEEMYELVEAIEEGDREALREELGDVLLQVVFHARIAQDDPDGPFSVDDVAATLVDKLIRRHPHIFGEEAAHTPEDVKAHWLREKAAEKQRASVTEGIPLGQPALALAGKLASRARTAGIDALPPGEGVGYELLALAVRAEASGTDPETALRAAARTYRDAIRSAEEAASGAAD, encoded by the coding sequence GTGAACGCTGACGCCACCGCCGCCCCCGGCGCGCCGGACACCGCCCCCGGCCGCCTGGTCCTGCTCACGACCAGCCACCGGGTCGCGCCCGGCCTGCTGTCCTGGCCCGCGTGGCAGACGCTGCGCGCCGCCGACCGCGTGCTGTGCGCCGACGACGCCCACCCGCAGCTCCCGTATCTGCGCGAGGCGGGCATCGCGGTGGAGCGGGCCGTGCCCGGCGCCCGCGAGCTGGTGGAGTTCTGCCGTGACGGTGGCCGTACGGCGGTCGTCATCACCTCCGCCGACGGGGACACCGAGCTGACCGACGGCCTGGCGCGGATGGCCGGCTCGGGCCGGGAGACGATGCCGGACCTGGAGCTGCTGCCCGGTTCGTACGACCTGCCGGGCGCCCGCCTGCTCGACCTCGTGCAGGTCATGGACCGGATCCGCCGCCAGTGCCCGTGGAGCGGCGTGCGCACCCACGAGGACCTGGCGAAGTACGGCATCGAGGAGATGTACGAGCTGGTCGAGGCCATCGAGGAGGGCGACCGGGAGGCGCTGCGCGAGGAGCTGGGCGATGTGCTCCTCCAGGTCGTCTTCCACGCCCGGATCGCCCAGGACGACCCGGACGGGCCGTTCTCCGTCGACGATGTGGCGGCCACGCTCGTGGACAAGCTGATCCGCCGCCATCCGCACATCTTCGGCGAGGAGGCCGCGCACACCCCGGAGGACGTGAAGGCGCACTGGCTGCGGGAGAAAGCGGCCGAGAAGCAGCGCGCCTCGGTCACCGAAGGCATTCCGCTCGGCCAGCCCGCCCTGGCGCTGGCCGGCAAGCTGGCCTCCCGGGCGCGTACGGCCGGCATCGACGCCCTCCCGCCGGGGGAGGGCGTCGGGTACGAGCTGCTGGCCCTCGCCGTACGGGCCGAGGCGTCCGGCACGGACCCGGAGACCGCGCTGCGGGCCGCCGCCCGCACCTACCGGGACGCGATCCGGTCCGCCGAGGAGGCCGCCTCCGGCGCCGCGGACTGA
- a CDS encoding MFS transporter codes for MPSQESQEGGRPGLGRGTLLLMSVATGLSVAGNYFAQPLLDVIGRDLHMGSAATALVVTVAQVGYGLGLLFLVPLGDLLERRRLAVCLCAATAVFLTVTASAPNGALLLTGTALTGLASVAAQVVVPYAASLAAPAERGRTVGTVMTGLLLGILLARTAAGLLADLGGWRTVYWVNAGLMLLMAVLLRLRLPALHTGAGLRYPALIRSTLALFVQEPVLRWRAALGALSFAAFSVLWTAMAFLMSGPAYGWPESAIGLLGLVGAAGSLSASVAGRLADRGLAHRVTGLGGFLLLGSWALLAAGGAGGPWALAALLAGVIVLDAAVQAVHISNQNLVYAVRPEARNRLNSAYMTSYFVGGAVGSALTSAVWGAAGWGGVCAVGAAVSAAVAAVWTAERLRHRGDGRPGPAGAQSAAPEAASSADRIASR; via the coding sequence ATGCCTTCCCAGGAATCGCAGGAAGGGGGGCGGCCCGGGCTGGGGCGCGGCACGCTGCTGCTGATGTCCGTGGCGACCGGTCTGTCGGTCGCGGGCAACTACTTCGCCCAGCCCCTGCTCGACGTCATAGGCCGCGACCTGCACATGGGGTCCGCCGCCACGGCCCTGGTGGTGACCGTCGCGCAGGTCGGCTACGGCCTGGGGCTGCTGTTCCTCGTGCCGCTCGGCGACCTGCTGGAGCGGCGGCGGCTGGCGGTGTGCCTGTGCGCGGCCACCGCGGTCTTCCTGACCGTGACGGCGAGCGCGCCCAACGGGGCGCTGCTGCTGACCGGCACCGCGCTCACCGGTCTGGCCTCCGTCGCCGCGCAGGTCGTCGTCCCGTACGCGGCCTCCCTGGCGGCGCCCGCCGAGCGCGGCCGTACGGTCGGCACCGTCATGACCGGGCTGCTGCTGGGCATTCTGCTGGCCCGTACGGCGGCCGGGCTGCTGGCCGACCTGGGCGGCTGGCGCACCGTCTACTGGGTCAACGCCGGACTGATGCTGCTGATGGCCGTCCTGCTGCGACTGCGGCTGCCCGCCCTGCACACCGGCGCCGGGCTGCGCTACCCCGCGCTGATCCGCTCCACGCTCGCCCTCTTCGTACAGGAACCGGTGCTGCGGTGGCGGGCCGCGCTGGGCGCGCTGTCCTTCGCCGCGTTCAGTGTGCTGTGGACGGCGATGGCCTTCTTGATGTCCGGTCCCGCCTACGGGTGGCCGGAATCGGCGATCGGGCTGCTGGGCCTGGTGGGCGCGGCCGGTTCGCTGTCCGCCTCGGTCGCCGGGCGGCTGGCCGACCGGGGCCTGGCCCACCGGGTCACCGGCCTCGGCGGGTTCCTGCTGCTCGGCTCCTGGGCGCTGCTGGCGGCCGGCGGCGCGGGCGGCCCCTGGGCGCTGGCCGCCCTGCTGGCCGGGGTGATCGTCCTGGACGCGGCGGTGCAGGCCGTGCACATCAGCAACCAGAATCTGGTCTACGCGGTGCGGCCCGAGGCCCGCAACCGCCTCAACTCCGCCTACATGACGAGCTACTTCGTCGGCGGCGCGGTCGGCTCGGCGCTCACCTCGGCGGTGTGGGGCGCGGCCGGCTGGGGCGGGGTGTGCGCCGTGGGCGCGGCGGTGAGCGCGGCCGTCGCCGCCGTCTGGACGGCCGAGCGGCTGCGGCACCGCGGCGACGGGCGGCCCGGGCCCGCCGGGGCTCAGTCCGCGGCGCCGGAGGCGGCCTCCTCGGCGGACCGGATCGCGTCCCGGTAG
- a CDS encoding LysR family transcriptional regulator encodes MELQQMRYVVAVAETGGFTRAAERCHVVQSALSHQIARLEKELGARLFHRTSRSVRLTAAGEAFVPVARQALEAAERARAEVEAAAGEVRGRLAVGAISTVAAVDLARELGDYRARHPQVRISLRMEMSEQLIEQVRQGTLDVAFVGLVPGARSQGVRERALAHGELVAVVPPDHPLAGREHTDLPRLAEETFVDFTAGSAARRQRDEAFRAAGLTTEVAFEVTTVEFLAKLVRAGLGIGMVPRAFATELTGLSVVRVRNAPARVERVVWNRLGPSPAAAAFLEGLGVDPSDPDPDRVPAAAPVARGS; translated from the coding sequence ATGGAGCTGCAACAGATGCGGTACGTGGTCGCGGTCGCCGAGACCGGCGGCTTCACCCGGGCCGCCGAGCGCTGCCATGTGGTGCAGTCCGCGCTCAGCCACCAGATCGCCCGCCTGGAGAAGGAGCTCGGCGCCCGGCTCTTCCACCGTACGAGCCGCAGCGTGCGGCTGACGGCCGCGGGCGAGGCGTTCGTACCGGTCGCCCGGCAGGCGCTGGAGGCGGCCGAGCGGGCCCGCGCCGAGGTGGAGGCGGCGGCCGGCGAGGTACGCGGCCGCCTCGCAGTGGGCGCGATCTCCACCGTCGCGGCCGTCGACCTGGCCCGCGAGCTGGGCGACTACCGGGCCCGCCATCCACAGGTGCGGATCAGCCTGCGCATGGAGATGAGCGAGCAGCTGATCGAGCAGGTCCGGCAGGGCACGCTGGACGTCGCCTTCGTCGGACTGGTGCCGGGCGCCCGCAGCCAGGGCGTACGGGAGCGGGCGCTGGCCCACGGGGAACTGGTGGCCGTCGTGCCGCCGGACCACCCGCTGGCGGGCCGGGAGCACACGGACCTGCCGCGGCTGGCCGAGGAGACCTTCGTGGACTTCACGGCGGGCTCGGCGGCCCGCCGCCAGCGCGACGAGGCGTTCCGTGCGGCGGGCCTGACGACCGAGGTGGCCTTCGAGGTGACCACCGTGGAGTTCCTGGCCAAGCTGGTCCGCGCCGGGCTGGGCATCGGCATGGTGCCGCGGGCGTTCGCCACCGAACTGACCGGGCTGAGCGTGGTCCGCGTCCGCAACGCCCCCGCCCGCGTCGAACGCGTCGTCTGGAACCGGCTGGGCCCCTCGCCCGCGGCGGCGGCCTTCCTGGAGGGGCTGGGCGTGGACCCGTCGGACCCGGACCCGGACCGGGTGCCGGCCGCCGCACCGGTTGCTCGGGGCAGCTGA
- a CDS encoding DUF6479 family protein — protein MTATIVSATPAQDIGSVQQAVDFTRDMVVGTGPLVAGIVIVLGLILAVVYGRRRRDREPDPPEPETQPTPPKNPTGYESELRDPNEVPRDGDHRLTPHELPDYGNAPTRHGEDQNRERKRWQEGHSGSFGSG, from the coding sequence ATGACAGCAACGATCGTTTCGGCCACACCGGCCCAGGACATCGGCTCCGTACAGCAGGCCGTGGACTTCACCCGGGACATGGTCGTCGGCACCGGTCCGCTGGTCGCCGGGATCGTCATCGTCCTGGGGCTGATCCTCGCCGTGGTCTACGGCAGGCGCCGCCGGGACCGTGAACCCGACCCGCCCGAGCCGGAGACCCAGCCGACACCGCCCAAGAACCCGACCGGGTACGAGAGCGAGCTGCGCGACCCCAACGAGGTGCCGCGCGACGGCGACCACCGGCTGACCCCGCACGAACTGCCCGACTACGGCAACGCGCCCACCCGCCACGGCGAGGACCAGAACCGGGAGCGCAAGCGCTGGCAGGAGGGGCACAGCGGCTCGTTCGGCAGCGGTTAA
- a CDS encoding cytochrome P450 family protein produces the protein MSGHGPAAVPPCPELFTWEFASDPYPAYAWLRDHAPVHRTRLPSGVEAWLVTRYADARQALADTRLSKNPVHHSEAAHGKGKVGIPGERGANLMTHLLNIDPPDHTRLRRLVSKAFTPRRIARFAPRVQELTDALIDSFAERGAADLIHEFAFPLPIYAICDLLGVPREDQDDFRDWAGMMIRHGGGPRGGVARSVKKMRGYLAELIHRKREALGEKGADDLISGLIRASDHGEHLTENEAAAMAFILLFAGFETTVNLIGNGVYQLLRHPDQRELLQKAAAAGDTELLAAGVEELLRYDGPVELATWRFATRDLTLGGRRIAEGDPVLVVLAAADRDPRRFAEPDVLDLSRRDNQHLGYGHGIHYCLGAPLARLEGQTAIATLLTRLPDLRLGADPDDLRWRGGLIMRGLRALPVEFTPVRK, from the coding sequence GTGTCCGGCCACGGGCCGGCCGCCGTCCCGCCCTGCCCGGAACTGTTCACGTGGGAGTTCGCCTCCGACCCCTACCCGGCGTACGCCTGGCTGCGCGACCACGCGCCCGTCCACCGCACCCGGCTGCCCAGCGGCGTCGAAGCCTGGCTGGTGACCCGGTACGCGGACGCGCGGCAGGCGCTGGCCGACACCCGGCTGTCGAAGAACCCGGTGCACCACAGCGAGGCCGCGCACGGCAAGGGCAAGGTCGGCATCCCCGGCGAGCGCGGCGCCAACCTGATGACGCACCTGCTCAACATCGACCCGCCGGACCACACCCGGCTGCGCCGCCTGGTCTCCAAGGCGTTCACGCCGCGCCGCATCGCCCGGTTCGCGCCGCGCGTACAGGAACTGACCGACGCGCTCATCGACTCCTTCGCGGAGCGCGGCGCGGCCGACCTCATCCACGAGTTCGCCTTCCCGCTCCCCATCTACGCCATCTGCGACCTGCTGGGCGTCCCGCGCGAGGACCAGGACGACTTCCGGGACTGGGCCGGGATGATGATCCGGCACGGCGGCGGGCCGCGCGGCGGTGTCGCCCGGTCGGTGAAGAAGATGCGCGGCTACCTCGCCGAGCTGATCCACCGCAAGCGCGAGGCCCTGGGGGAGAAAGGGGCCGACGACCTCATCTCCGGTCTCATCCGCGCCTCCGACCACGGTGAGCACCTGACGGAGAACGAGGCCGCCGCGATGGCCTTCATCCTCCTGTTCGCGGGCTTCGAGACCACCGTCAACCTCATCGGCAACGGTGTGTACCAACTGCTGCGCCACCCCGATCAGCGCGAACTGCTCCAGAAGGCCGCCGCCGCGGGCGACACGGAGCTGCTCGCCGCCGGGGTGGAGGAGCTGCTGCGCTACGACGGCCCGGTCGAGCTGGCCACCTGGCGCTTCGCCACCCGGGACCTGACCCTGGGCGGCCGGCGCATCGCCGAGGGCGACCCGGTCCTGGTCGTGCTCGCCGCCGCCGACCGCGACCCGCGGCGCTTCGCGGAACCGGACGTACTGGACCTGTCCCGCCGCGACAACCAGCACCTCGGTTACGGCCACGGCATCCACTACTGCCTGGGCGCGCCGCTGGCCCGCCTCGAAGGCCAGACCGCGATCGCCACGCTGCTGACCCGGCTGCCGGACCTCCGGCTCGGCGCGGATCCGGACGATCTGCGCTGGCGCGGCGGGCTCATCATGCGCGGTCTGCGGGCCCTGCCCGTGGAGTTCACACCCGTACGGAAGTGA
- a CDS encoding transglycosylase family protein produces the protein MRSGTGRHRRPRQAPAIFVTAGVAGGALAMPLLAAADAQAADTATWDRVAQCESGGVWSANSGNGFYGGLQLTQDMWDRNGGAAYASRPDLASRSQQIAVAESILAAQGPDTWPSCAVNAGLKRGGSGPDVDPGTTPSPEPSSSAPSSRPTPSTPAEPTPSSGSGEPSRTPEPGGTRTPDPKPSPTDPSGGGDASRTPDPSGTGRTGDPATPGGDKATKPTTPPSAGGKHRGRPSEDEGPATGAGGAGGTDDAGRSGGGHPSRGGDAHRTDPASPGDYTVRPGDNLSAIAEDRGVSGGWPALYKANKGVIGGDPDLIHPGQRLDLAADQSGS, from the coding sequence ATGCGCTCCGGGACAGGCCGACACCGTCGCCCCCGTCAGGCTCCGGCCATCTTCGTCACGGCGGGAGTCGCCGGCGGCGCCCTCGCCATGCCCCTGCTCGCCGCCGCCGACGCGCAGGCGGCCGACACCGCCACCTGGGACCGGGTCGCGCAGTGCGAGAGCGGCGGCGTGTGGAGCGCCAACTCCGGCAACGGGTTCTACGGCGGGCTCCAGCTGACCCAGGACATGTGGGACCGGAACGGCGGCGCCGCGTACGCCTCGCGCCCCGACCTGGCCAGCCGCTCGCAGCAGATAGCCGTCGCCGAGTCGATCCTCGCCGCGCAGGGGCCGGACACCTGGCCGAGCTGCGCGGTGAACGCGGGACTCAAGCGGGGCGGCAGCGGACCGGACGTGGACCCGGGTACCACCCCGTCGCCGGAGCCCTCCTCGTCGGCCCCCTCCTCCAGGCCCACTCCCTCCACTCCCGCCGAGCCGACGCCTTCCTCCGGCTCCGGCGAGCCGTCCCGGACCCCCGAGCCCGGCGGCACGCGGACCCCGGACCCGAAGCCGTCGCCGACCGACCCGTCCGGCGGCGGCGACGCGTCCCGTACGCCGGACCCGTCCGGTACGGGCCGTACGGGCGACCCGGCCACCCCCGGCGGCGACAAGGCCACGAAGCCCACCACGCCGCCGTCCGCGGGCGGCAAGCACCGCGGCAGGCCCAGCGAGGACGAGGGGCCCGCCACGGGCGCCGGGGGCGCGGGCGGCACGGACGACGCGGGCCGGTCCGGCGGGGGGCACCCGTCGCGCGGCGGCGACGCGCACCGCACGGACCCGGCGTCGCCCGGCGACTACACCGTGCGGCCGGGTGACAACCTGTCAGCCATCGCCGAGGACCGCGGGGTCTCCGGAGGCTGGCCGGCGCTGTACAAGGCCAACAAAGGTGTCATCGGGGGCGATCCCGACCTCATCCACCCTGGTCAGCGCCTCGATCTGGCTGCCGATCAGAGTGGTTCGTAA
- a CDS encoding transglycosylase family protein, translated as MLNTKGKHRRPSKAVRVATLAGVAGAAVAVPLMGATSASAANNWDAVAQCESGGNWSINTGNGYYGGLQFTNSSWKAAGGTKYAPRADQATKSQQIAVAERLLAIQGPGAWTCAGGHLGKGNSNATAEGGSSQGSHKSYKSKRSYSAPQHSSRSEARKQGEELARKTPAPSHKSAPKSNPKGNYTVKSGDTLAKIAASHGTNWKSVYENNKSVIGGNPNLIFPGQKLAV; from the coding sequence ATGCTGAACACCAAGGGCAAGCACCGCCGTCCCTCCAAGGCCGTCCGCGTCGCCACGCTGGCCGGCGTTGCCGGTGCTGCTGTGGCCGTCCCGCTGATGGGCGCCACCTCTGCCTCCGCCGCGAACAACTGGGACGCCGTCGCCCAGTGCGAGTCCGGCGGCAACTGGTCGATCAACACCGGCAACGGCTACTACGGTGGCCTGCAGTTCACCAACTCCAGCTGGAAGGCCGCCGGCGGCACCAAGTACGCCCCGCGCGCCGACCAGGCCACCAAGAGCCAGCAGATCGCCGTGGCCGAGCGCCTGCTCGCCATCCAGGGCCCGGGCGCCTGGACCTGCGCCGGCGGCCACCTGGGCAAGGGCAACTCGAACGCCACGGCCGAGGGCGGCTCCTCGCAGGGCTCCCACAAGTCCTACAAGTCGAAGCGCTCCTACTCGGCGCCGCAGCACTCCTCGCGGTCCGAGGCCCGGAAGCAGGGCGAGGAGCTGGCGCGCAAGACCCCGGCCCCGTCCCACAAGTCGGCGCCGAAGTCGAACCCGAAGGGCAACTACACCGTCAAGTCCGGTGACACCCTCGCCAAGATCGCTGCTTCCCACGGCACCAACTGGAAGTCGGTCTACGAGAACAACAAGTCCGTCATCGGCGGTAACCCCAACCTGATCTTCCCGGGTCAGAAGCTGGCCGTCTGA